A genomic window from Plasmodium malariae genome assembly, chromosome: 10 includes:
- the Myb2 gene encoding myb2 transcription factor, putative: MRIQIKGGIWKNCEDEVLKAAVMKYGLNNWSRVASLLVRKSAKQCKARWYEWLDPSVKKTEWSKEEEEKLLHLAKLFPTQWRTIAPVVGRTAQQCLEHYEYLLDEAEGKVHDKNKNLRRLRPGEIDPAPETRPARADPVDMDEDEKEMLAEAKARLANTKGKKAKRKAREKQLEQARRLALLQKKRELKAAGITSLNYRKNDKNKIDHVKEILFERKPPKGFFDVSEEQDIEDVNEQNNKKIKSIKSMEVENINESTQYDKDGNKKEKGKGTSKGKRMNEEQNLLSAIDNYDKQFNELSHLRKRVRLNLPEPILNESELEEIIQINKEAASFNQIIKENNDNYNNSNNNNNANEYSGGIVPINNILPSLTNSVYILNDRDKFSSIGTNFYNRSIAFSSKLDLSIQQAAQNIISRNINDPLIGVNNEAMEPQEYEQLYHCDSTNGYTNQADYFSPTDNTNIIIRDNVKQVKEEVEKNKKINDEQVNKNEKELIKNVIITDIKSFKGNISQYARSIMSYKRPNNNNSLIHNNSLLSDFYDDNYEEKIDRAKLLIKASLANLPKETNVIELQMPQEEDVVNGQNMDENEEASLEKDIQDIDREKKMQEYLQQKEKFNKQNKIVRWNLPRPYFLNKINLFTNMLQNDSKKLEQLVQDEMTLLIKNDMYNYPIKNSTPIQNQVPLSDIDSTYMQQAIDSINHEMEEVHIGGKANDSLIRITNMGGAQDRVNDRDEDRAVHDVCEAHDTHDTHDTHNTHNTRDDEKRIMPISNEHNMQYCEEDSVDMWKRINDGIIFCPSKNLYTFVEYMNEADIKANYKYRCEKLRSFIQKNMEIYKKLENKYDIYTKGYVLKIKGYKKSFDSLFNSYINCINEKDALNALYENEKKHALERIKEEKEETKKEIEYHKSLQKLYSELLECNVQLKEQCKQVVQVSGKCTVIQMSNGH, translated from the coding sequence ATGCGAATTCAGATAAAGGGGGGCATATGGAAGAACTGCGAGGATGAAGTGCTGAAGGCGGCTGTGATGAAATACGGACTGAACAACTGGTCAAGGGTTGCTTCACTACTAGTCCGAAAATCAGCTAAACAGTGTAAGGCTCGTTGGTATGAATGGTTAGATCCATCAGTTAAAAAAACAGAATGGAgcaaagaagaagaagagaaACTTTTGCATTTAGCTAAACTATTCCCTACCCAGTGGAGAACAATTGCCCCTGTTGTAGGTAGAACAGCTCAACAATGTTTAGAGCATTATGAGTATCTACTTGATGAAGCTGAAGGAAAGGTACatgataagaataaaaatttaaggCGTCTAAGACCTGGTGAAATTGACCCAGCACCTGAGACAAGACCTGCACGAGCAGACCCTGTTGACATGGATGAAGATGAGAAAGAAATGCTTGCAGAGGCAAAAGCTAGACTTGCAAACACGAAAGggaaaaaagcaaaaagaaAAGCAAGAGAAAAACAATTAGAACAAGCTAGACGATTAgcattattacaaaaaaaaagagaactAAAGGCTGCTGGTATTACTTCCttaaattatagaaaaaatgacaaaaataaaattgaccATGTGAAggaaatattatttgaaaGAAAACCACCGAAGGGATTTTTTGATGTAAGCGAGGAACAAGATATTGAAGATGtgaatgaacaaaataataaaaaaattaaaagtattaaaTCTATGGAAGtcgaaaatataaatgagtCTACACAGTACGACAAGGatggaaataaaaaggaaaaaggaaaaggtacaagtaaaggaaaaagaatGAATGAAGAACAGAATCTGTTGTCCGCTATTGATAATTATGACAAGCAATTTAACGAACTTAGCCATTTAAGAAAGCGAGTTCGACTAAATTTACCTGAACCAATTTTGAATGAAAGTGAGTTGGAAgaaattattcaaataaataaagaagcaGCTTCATTCAACCaaattattaaagaaaataatgataattataataatagtaataataataataatgctaATGAGTATAGTGGTGGTATTGTACccattaataatatacttcCGAGCTTAACAAATTCGGTATATATTCTGAACGATAGAGATAAATTCTCCTCTATTGGaacaaatttttacaatagATCCATTGCATTTTCAAGTAAGTTAGACCTAAGTATACAGCAAGCAGCACAAAACATTATTTCTAGAAATATCAATGATCCACTTATAGGAGTGAACAATGAAGCAATGGAACCACAGGAATATGAACAGTTATATCATTGTGATAGTACTAATGGCTATACTAACCAAGCTGATTATTTTTCTCCTACAGATAATACCAACATAATTATTAGAGATAATGTAAAACAGGTAAAAGAAGaagtagaaaaaaacaaaaagataaATGATGAACAGGTAAATAAGAACGAAAaggaattaattaaaaatgtaattattaccgatataaaaagttttaaagGAAATATTAGTCAGTATGCAAGATCAATTATGTCATATAAACGTccgaataataataactcaCTAATTCATAACAACTCTTTACTGAGTGACTTCTATGATGAtaattatgaagaaaaaattgacAGAGCAAAATTACTTATAAAAGCATCACTAGCAAATTTGCCAAAGGAAACTAATGTAATAGAACTACAAATGCCACAAGAAGAGGATGTAGTGAATGGTCAAAACATGGACGAAAATGAAGAAGCAAGTTTAGAAAAAGATATTCAAGATATagatagagaaaaaaaaatgcaggAATATTTACAacagaaagaaaaatttaataaacaaaataaaattgttagATGGAATCTTCCAAGAccttactttttaaataaaattaatctATTTACTAATATGTTACAAAATGATTCGAAAAAGCTGGAGCAGTTGGTACAGGACGAAATGACATtactaattaaaaatgatatgtataattatccCATAAAAAACAGCACTCCTATTCAGAACCAAGTACCTCTCAGTGATATCGACAGCACATATATGCAGCAAGCCATTGATTCGATTAACCATGAGATGGAAGAAGTTCACATTGGGGGGAAGGCGAATGATTCGTTGATTAGAATTACCAATATGGGAGGTGCTCAAGATAGAGTTAATGACCGAGATGAAGACCGTGCTGTACATGATGTATGTGAAGCACATGATACACATGATACACATGATACACATAATACACATAATACACGTgatgatgaaaaaagaattatgcCAATCTCGAATGAGCACAATATGCAGTATTGTGAAGAAGACAGTGTAGATATGTGGAAAAGAATTAATGACGGCATAATTTTTTGTCcttcaaaaaatttgtacACATTTGTTGAATATATGAACGAAGCTGATATAAAAGCTAATTACAAATACAGATGTGAAAAGCTGAGAAgttttattcaaaaaaatatggaaatatataaaaaattagaaaacaAATATGATATTTACACTAAGGGATATgtgttaaaaattaaaggttataaaaaatcatttgactctctttttaattcatatattaattgcataaatgaaaaagatgCATTAAACGCCTTATacgaaaacgaaaaaaagcACGCCCTCGAGAGGATTAAGGAAGAAAAGGAGGAAaccaaaaaagaaatagagtACCATAAATCCTTGCAAAAGTTGTACTCCGAATTGCTGGAATGCAATGTACAGCTGAAGGAGCAGTGTAAGCAAGTGGTGCAAGTAAGCGGTAAATGTACCGTAATTCAAATGAGCAACGGACATTGA
- the HAD1 gene encoding haloacid dehalogenase-like hydrolase, putative: MLEIKDKNGNKVQKSNLNDEIKIIFTDLDGTLLNSENKISKLNLESLLKVKEKDVKIVFATGRPLYSVEGIIDEELKKHNINLMPGIYLNGCVTYDPNGKRIIDNVMNDDIKMEIHNFSKKENISQYFIWYSIDATYCFSMNDSIREYIEVECITPKVLSEEEFKKLTVYKVLMCLREDNLSNILKLCKEKFSHKLNVANTFKCYIEMFNCNTNKFEGVKKICKFYNISLNNALSIGDGENDMEMLEGLANSVSLINASNKVKSSAKYIAPSNNDNAIFHVLKTFCNI, from the coding sequence ATGCttgaaataaaagataaaaatggTAATAAAGTTCAAAAGAGTAACCTGaatgatgaaataaaaataatttttacagaTTTAGATGGGACTTTATTAAAcagtgaaaataaaatttctaaaTTAAATTTGGAGAGTTTACTAAAAGTAAAAGAGAAGGATGTAAAAATAGTGTTTGCAACTGGTCGTCCTTTGTACTCTGTTGAAGGAATAATTGATGAAGAACTTAAAAAACataacataaatttaatgccaggaatatatttaaatggtTGTGTTACTTATGACCCCAATGGAAAGAGAATTATTGATAATGTTATGAATgatgatataaaaatggaaatacataatttttcaaaaaaagaaaatatatcacAATATTTCATATGGTATAGTATAGACGCTACTTACTGTTTTTCTATGAACGATTCTATTCGAGAATATATAGAAGTAGAATGTATAACACCAAAGGTGTTAAGTGAagaagaatttaaaaaattgacaGTATATAAAGTTTTAATGTGTTTGAGGGAAGATAATTTATCAAACATTTTAAAGTTATGTAAGGAAAAGTTTTCGCATAAACTTAATGTAGCTAATACTTTTAAGTGTTATATTGAAATGTTTAATtgtaatacaaataaatttgaAGGGGTTAAGAAgatatgtaaattttataacataaGTTTAAATAATGCTTTATCAATTGGAGATGGAGAGAATGATATGGAGATGTTGGAAGGATTAGCTAATTCAGTAAGTCTGATCAATGCATCAAATAAAGTTAAGTCAAGTGCAAAATATATAGCCCCTtcaaataatgataatgccATATTTCATGTGTTAAAGACCTTCTGCAATATATAG
- the PmUG01_10044500 gene encoding conserved Plasmodium protein, unknown function, whose amino-acid sequence MVKHKDHKKSDLIRILSSNISKERNKAVKLLKKFEPLPRKHLDDKFDAKNIAVHKYSALKAYMCWRCDKVKQTNVKVHWDTVEGMKIICTSCHNNLLSMKEVEKVRKENNTNNDILKNLKKI is encoded by the exons atggtTAAACATAAAGATCACAAAAAGAGTGACCTGATACGAATATTATCTTCAAATATTAGCAAAGAAAGAAACAAGGCAGTTAAGCTTTTGAAAAAGTTCGAACCTTTGCCCAGAAAACATTTAGATGACAAGTTTGATGCAAAAAATATTGCTGTTCATAAATATAGCGCCTTGAAAGCTTATAT gTGTTGGAGATGCGATAAGGTGAAACAAACGAACGTCAAAGTTCACTGGGATACAGTAGAAG gaatgaaaattatatgcaCCTCTTGCCATAATAATTTACTTTCAATGAAAGAAGTGGAGAAAGTAAGAAAGGAAAACAAtacaaataatgatattttaaaaaatttaaagaaaatataa
- a CDS encoding early transcribed membrane protein: MKISKVFYLFNLFFVTHFLILCLSKNNGVTRGTFLNLKAVEREMERKRNNKNKMIIYSLGSVLVLAAVIVTGIGLGVYLNKKKKKLPENLKEDKSKKEDKNSDENIILLGKSQRDNNDKTYNKEDLGGEGSSSSMDIGWNSNLETNVEGCSNVDANLDQVSNLDTNFEKTSNLDTNVEQASNLETNVDQVSNLDTNFEQTSNLDTNVEQVCNFDTNLEQASNVDANVDQVSNLDTNFEQTSNLENNLEQVSNLDTNFEQTSNLENNLEQVSNLDTNFEQTSNLDTNVEQASNLETNVDQVSNLDTNFEQTSNLENNLEQVSNLDTNFEQTSNLENNLEQVSNLDTNFEQTSNLDTNVEQVCNFDTNLEQASNVDANVDQVSNLDTNFEQTSNLENNLEQVSNLDTNFEQTSNLDTNVEQVCNFDTNLEQASNVDANVDQVSNLDTNFEQTSNLENNLEQVSNLDTNFEQTSNLENNLEQVSNLDTNFEQTSNLENNLEQVSNLDTNFEQTSNLDTNVEQVCNFDTNLEQASNVDANLDQVSNLDNNFEQTSNLDNNFEQTSNLDTNFEQTSNLENNLEQVSNLDTNLEQASNLDTNFEQTSNLENNLEQASNFDTSIEEGSNLEDYLEEGNNLGTNVEHDSNVHTNFQECGNEELDLKNSSDKKDVFTDTDNKQDTVTDVDPTYSTSTVSCEQTEREIPEEVIDALSETLKEDYFDFFKNGFDGDNNNNPLIYGGDNFVGVQEPLIIPTKYSFCCCDNETKMENVVNSYTD; encoded by the coding sequence atgaaaatatctAAAGTGTTTTActtgtttaatttattttttgtaacacattttttaatattatgtttGTCGAAAAATAATGGTGTTACTAGAGGAACTTTTCTCAACCTAAAAGCAGTTGAACGTGAGATggaaaggaaaagaaataataaaaataaaatgattatttattctttagGATCTGTTCTAGTTTTAGCTGCAGTTATAGTAACAGGTATAGGGCTTGGTGTgtatttgaataaaaaaaaaaagaaattaccAGAAAATTTAAAGGAGGATAAGTCGAAAAAGGAAGACAAAAATAGCGATGAAAATATCATTCTTTTGGGAAAATCTCAAAGGGATAATAATGACAAGACGTATAACAAGGAAGATTTAGGAGGAGAGGGCAGCTCATCTTCAATGGACATCGGGTGGAATAGTAACCTGGAAACAAACGTTGAAGGGTGCAGTAATGTCGATGCTAATTTAGATCAGGTTAGTAATCTCGACACTAACTTTGAAAAAACTAGTAATCTCGACACTAACGTTGAACAGGCTAGTAATCTTGAAACTAATGTAGATCAGGTTAGTAATCTCGACACTAACTTTGAACAAACTAGTAATCTCGACACTAACGTTGAACAGGTTTGTAATTTTGACACTAATTTAGAACAAGCTAGTAATGTCGATGCTAATGTAGATCAGGTTAGTAATCTCGACACGAACTTTGAACAAACTAGTAATCTcgaaaataatttagaacAGGTTAGTAATCTCGACACTAACTTTGAACAAACTAGTAATCTcgaaaataatttagaacAGGTTAGTAATCTCGACACTAACTTTGAACAAACTAGTAATCTCGACACTAACGTTGAACAGGCTAGTAATCTTGAAACTAATGTAGATCAGGTTAGTAATCTCGACACTAACTTTGAACAAACTAGTAATCTcgaaaataatttagaacAGGTTAGTAATCTCGACACTAACTTTGAACAAACTAGTAATCTcgaaaataatttagaacAGGTTAGTAATCTCGACACTAACTTTGAACAAACTAGTAATCTCGACACTAACGTTGAACAGGTTTGTAATTTTGACACTAATTTAGAACAAGCTAGTAATGTCGATGCTAATGTAGATCAGGTTAGTAATCTCGACACGAACTTTGAACAAACTAGTAATCTcgaaaataatttagaacAGGTTAGTAATCTCGACACTAACTTTGAACAAACTAGTAATCTCGACACTAACGTTGAACAGGTTTGTAATTTTGACACTAATTTAGAACAAGCTAGTAATGTCGATGCTAATGTAGATCAGGTTAGTAATCTCGACACGAACTTTGAACAAACTAGTAATCTcgaaaataatttagaacAGGTTAGTAATCTCGACACTAACTTTGAACAAACTAGTAATCTcgaaaataatttagaacAGGTTAGTAATCTCGACACTAACTTTGAACAAACTAGTAATCTcgaaaataatttagaacAGGTTAGTAATCTCGACACTAACTTTGAACAAACTAGTAATCTCGACACTAACGTTGAACAGGTTTGTAATTTTGACACTAATTTAGAACAAGCTAGTAATGTCGATGCGAATTTAGATCAGGTTAGTAATCTCGATAATAACTTTGAACAAACTAGTAATCTCGATAATAACTTTGAACAAACTAGTAATCTCGACACTAACTTTGAACAAACTAGTAATCTcgaaaataatttagaacAGGTTAGTAATCTCGACACTAATTTAGAACAAGCTAGTAATCTCGACACTAACTTTGAACAAACTAGTAATCTcgaaaataatttagaacAAGCTAGTAACTTTGACACCAGCATTGAAGAGGGTAGCAACCTTGAAGATTACTTAGAAGAGGGTAATAATCTTGGCACAAATGTCGAACATGATAGTAATGTGCACACTAATTTTCAAGAATGTGGAAACGAGGAGTTAGATTTGAAAAATTCCTCTGATAAAAAGGATGTTTTTACCGATACAGATAATAAACAAGATACTGTAACTGACGTAGATCCTACTTATTCAACATCGACAGTAAGTTGTGAACAAACTGAACGAGAGATACCTGAAGAAGTTATAGATGCACTTAGTGAAACGTTAAAAGAAGATTATTTcgacttttttaaaaatggatTTGATggagataataataataatccgTTAATTTATGGAGGAGATAATTTTGTAGGTGTGCAAGAACCACTTATTATTCCAactaaatattctttttgttGTTGTGATAATGAAACGAAAATGGAGAATGTTGTTAATTCATATACAGATTAA
- the WDR70 gene encoding WD repeat-containing protein 70, putative, whose product MNNEDVVGEDEYLDEFSDGSASNEFSTNSESSIGQSDERKRDNEKGDEHNAPLDEGFDKQRSKLNFALMKEEILNIHKKNICEIRSVRKGSTLVVSGNDNNVRIYEFKNMNKYEKGYTKLISLSEGSIIQSLDAQNNITLIANGNKCYVYNRNYELIKNTIRGDMYIKDVNKTKGHTRQINSCRINPSEENVFISGSLDSTLRIWNLTKNNCYGIDNELVHHQCLKIVNEKNMMNNNILCSEFCMDGNTIIIGCESGQLEIRNKISNDYMYSYKGTHIIKPNVSHNNYAVIDILTSKKRNHYFYTRSLDSTVKYWDRRNLNIPINTIENINTIVHKSNMCFYDKDEKYLVIGTQEKKISKKEENVQNAKNQAYEYIENRLDFEEEKTQKLKDSKKEFLTNSYIKIYQGDDDMNKFLNEVSTVNKTEKNIHGMIQIYDITTNTFDLIYKKYYEHSGIICVHYDEYIKHLFLGTTDGKCFIYYDHNSKNGVLEYINKGAKRKEQEVKEKNNSFYMNTEHIYNLDNLPKEIEITHSGKVLIKKHNKKNKLNPTINALNSNAYERKRQVNPYSKFIVDVKQNSGERMDEIQKGELAREHTDEEENIVDLLRKRELNKQGDDYFMKAYKYTQPNKIIDYSSGEEQEYSKILKKPKCPQCGVKNCVCGYMQGLGRKTGSNK is encoded by the coding sequence ATGAATAACGAGGACGTAGTAGGAGAGGACGAGTACCTAGACGAATTTTCAGATGGAAGTGCCTCAAACGAATTTTCAACGAACAGCGAAAGTAGCATAGGACAGAGTGACGAGAGAAAGAGGGATAATGAAAAGGGGGATGAACATAATGCACCGTTAGACGAGGGTTTTGACAAGCAAAGGAGCAAACTAAATTTTGCACTTATGAAGGAGGAAATACtaaatatacataagaaaaatatatgtgaaaTAAGATCAGTAAGGAAAGGGAGTACATTAGTTGTGTCAGGAAACGATAACAATGTAAGAAtttatgaatttaaaaatatgaataagtATGAAAAAGGGTATACAAAATTGATAAGTTTATCTGAAGGTTCAATTATACAATCTTTAGATGCAcagaataatattacattgatagcaaatggaaataaatgttatgtatataatcGAAATTACGAACTAATTAAGAATACTATTAGGGGtgatatgtatattaagGATGTTAATAAAACGAAAGGGCATACAAGACAAATTAACAGTTGTCGGATTAATCCATCAGAGGAAAATGTGTTTATAAGTGGTAGTTTAGATAGTACATTAAGGATATggaatttaacaaaaaataattgttatGGTATAGATAATGAATTAGTTCATCATCAATGTTTGAAAATagttaatgaaaaaaatatgatgaataataatattttatgtagcGAATTTTGTATGGATGGaaatacaattattataGGCTGTGAGAGTGGTCAGTtagaaataagaaataaaatatcaaatGATTATATGTATAGTTATAAAGGTACACATATTATTAAACCAAATGTTtcacataataattatgctgtaattgatatattaacttctaaaaaaaggaaccattatttttataccaGAAGTTTAGATAGCACAGTTAAATATTGGGATAGAcgaaatttaaatataccaATTAATACTATTGAAAATATCAACACAATTGTTCATAAAAGTAATATGTGTTTTTATGATAAGGATGAAAAGTATTTAGTCATTGGTacacaagaaaaaaaaatttcaaaaaaagaagaaaatgttcaaaatgcaaaaaatcaAGCATAcgaatatatagaaaatagaCTAGATTTTGAAGAAGAGAAGACACAAAAGTTGAAAGattcaaaaaaagaatttcttacaaatagttatataaaaatataccaaGGAGATGATGATAtgaacaaatttttaaatgaagtGTCTACTGTAAATAAAacggaaaaaaatatacatggaATGATccaaatatatgatattacTACTAATACTTTTGatttgatatataaaaaatattatgaacattCAGGTATTATATGTGTTCATTatgatgaatatataaaacaccTATTTTTAGGTACCACTGATGGAAAATGCTTCATATATTATGAtcataattcaaaaaatggagtcctagaatatataaacaaaggcgcaaaaagaaaagaacaagaagtaaaagaaaaaaataattctttttatatgaatactgaacatatatacaatttgGATAATTTGCCCAAAGAAATTGAAATAACCCATTCTGGAAAAGTTTTAATCAAAAAACATAACAAAAAGAACAAGTTGAACCCAACTATTAATGCTCTTAACTCAAATGCTTATGAAAGGAAGAGACAGGTGAACCCGTATTCCAAATTCATAGTTGACGTAAAGCAGAATAGTGGTGAGCGTATGGACGAAATACAGAAAGGTGAGCTAGCGAGAGAACATACGGATGAGGAAGAAAATATTGTCGACCTTCTACGAAAAAGGGAATTAAATAAGCAGGGAGatgattattttatgaaGGCTTACAAATATACTCAGCCGAACAAGATAATTGACTATTCCTCAGGAGAAGAACAGGAATACtcgaaaattttgaaaaaaccCAAGTGCCCGCAATGTGGAGTTAAAAACTGTGTGTGTGGGTACATGCAAGGTCTGGGGAGAAAAACAGGGAGCAATAAATGA